CGGAAACTTGTATTTCCATCAATGGGCTTTTCTTCGACACGGTGCCGACCAGAACCTGTGCGTGGTTCAGGGCGCACTTTCTGGCTTGTGTCTGGCACCTGGCTGGCATTTCCTGATTACCGAAGATTATGGGGATGTATGGATCAACGCGCAGCCCGACGCTGAGTGAGATCACGAGGCCCGTGCCGCAAGGAACGGGCCTTTTTGCATGCAGGGGCCACAGGCATGCATCAGGCTTAAACCTGATATGTGGCCAGATATAAGTCAAGTCATTTCGATTTGCAGTAAGTAAAACAAATCAAATAATAAATAAGTAATAAAAAATCTGTTCAATAAATAATAATGCAAATTTTCGATATATGAAATATGCATACTCTATATGACATCGCCTGAATATAATCGTGTTTATTGCGCGTGGTGGACATGCGGGACAAAAACCGTACGATATGCCTGACAGTTATTTGTTCAGCATATTTCCTTCACATCCCGGTCCATGGAGTTGAAGCATGTCCAAGGCAGATCTCAGGCTGCTGATCATTCAGCCATCGCATTACCGTTCCAAGACCGACCGGACCATTTTCAAGACCAGACGGCGGCAGATGGTGCCGCTGGCGCTGCCTTATCTTGCAGCCCTCACGCCACGCGAATGGACCGTTACCCTGCTTGATGAGCAACTGGAGGACATCAATTTCGAGGTGCCGGTCGATGTGGTCGCACTCAGCGCCTGGACGCTGCATTCCCCCCGCGCATATGACATTGCCGCCGAGTTCCGCAGGCGCGGGGTCAAGGTCATCATGGGTGGCCCGCATGTGTTTTTCTATGCCGAGGAAGCAGCCGAACATTGCGATGCGGTGGGCGTGGGCGAGGCCGAGCCCATCTGGCGCACCATGCTTGAGGATGCGGCAGCCGACCGGCTGCAAAAGATCTACCGCGCCACTCCGCTCAAGGAGCTCAATGACCTGCCGCCGCCGCGCTACGACCTTCTGGACCTGAAGAAGTTCGGCCCCTTCCGCACATTCGCCGTGCAGTCCTCGCGCGGGTGCCCGTTCGTGTGTGATTTCTGCTCGGAGCGCTTCTACCTTGGCGGGCGCTTCCGTTGGCGGCCGGTCGACCAGATGGTGGCCGAACTTGAGCGGATCAAGAACAAGGGCAGCCACTTCTTTTTTGGCGAGAGTAATTTCGGCGGCAAGAAAAGCCGCGCCATGGAACTGATGGAAGGGCTGGTGCCACTCAGGATCCGCTGGTCCACGCTGTGGTCATCCAATCTGTGCCTTGATACCGACTTCCTCGACCTTGCCCGGCGCAGCGGGGTCATGCACGTCAATATCGGCATCGAGAGCATTGATGAGGAGATGCTGCAGGGCATGAAGAAAGGCTGGAACAAGGCCAGCCGCTATGGCGAGATGTTCGACAACCTGCGCCGGCGCGACATCAGCTACTCGCTCAACTTCATTTTTGGCTACGACAACGAACACCCTGATGTGTACGAGGCGACCCTCTCTTTCCTCGAGGCACACAAGGTTCCTGCCGCCTACTTCAACATCCTCACCCCCACCAAGGGCACGGCCCTGTTCGAGCGGATGAAGAAGGCGGGTCGCATCATCGACCCCGAGGATATTGACCGCTGGCCCGGTCAGGTCTGTCATATCTGGCCCAAGAACTGCACGCCGGGGCAGATGGAGCAGCGCATCCAGGGCATGTACCGCAAATTCTACAGCATGCGCTCCATGGTGCACCGCCTGCCGTTTCCGCGCACGCGCTCGGACATGTCATCATGGATCCTGAACATGACGGAACGCCGTATGGCCTTTTCATCCACCGGAAACAATGATTTTGATATCTATTGACTTCGCCCCCGCCAATTTCGGCGGGGGTGACAACAGATAGGGGAAAGACGGCATGCGCGGATCAATCGGTAGTATGCTGCTGGACCGGCTCCGGCATCTTGGTGTTTCGCGTATTTATGGCGTCCCCGGTGATTACAATCTTGAATTCCTCGAACTTATCGAGCGCACGCCGGGCATTGAGTTTATTGGCACCTGCAATGAACTCAATGCGGCCTATGCGGCCGATGGCGATGCGCGGCTGGCGGGCATCGGGGCGGTGCTGGTCACCTATGGGGTGGGCGACCTGTCATGCCTTTCCGCCGTGGCGGGGGCGAGTGCCGAGGGCGTGCCGCTGGTCGTGATTTCAGGCATGCCGCCGTGGCACGC
This is a stretch of genomic DNA from Komagataeibacter xylinus. It encodes these proteins:
- a CDS encoding B12-binding domain-containing radical SAM protein encodes the protein MSKADLRLLIIQPSHYRSKTDRTIFKTRRRQMVPLALPYLAALTPREWTVTLLDEQLEDINFEVPVDVVALSAWTLHSPRAYDIAAEFRRRGVKVIMGGPHVFFYAEEAAEHCDAVGVGEAEPIWRTMLEDAAADRLQKIYRATPLKELNDLPPPRYDLLDLKKFGPFRTFAVQSSRGCPFVCDFCSERFYLGGRFRWRPVDQMVAELERIKNKGSHFFFGESNFGGKKSRAMELMEGLVPLRIRWSTLWSSNLCLDTDFLDLARRSGVMHVNIGIESIDEEMLQGMKKGWNKASRYGEMFDNLRRRDISYSLNFIFGYDNEHPDVYEATLSFLEAHKVPAAYFNILTPTKGTALFERMKKAGRIIDPEDIDRWPGQVCHIWPKNCTPGQMEQRIQGMYRKFYSMRSMVHRLPFPRTRSDMSSWILNMTERRMAFSSTGNNDFDIY